A genomic stretch from Kovacikia minuta CCNUW1 includes:
- a CDS encoding AAA family ATPase — MLQRLYVHNFRCLENFEFSLKEMSSALLIGRNGVGKSTIATSLELFQSIGRGVNRVGQLVQPKDFPPNRSSVPIRFEVEVLLENKFYKYVLALELPEGFRELRVFEEQLLVSGEPVFSRREAQVTLTSRNREAQFLVDWHLIALPVIQEQSETDPLRIFRTWLARMIILAPIPSLITGDSNGETLEPKKDGSNFGEWFSGLLSRYPAAYKEIDKYLQAVMPDISDIQNELIGKDFKSMIVRFEKNSTNLTIEFKDLSDGEKCFFLCAVVLAANKYYGPLFCFWDEPDNYLSLSEVGHFVVSLRRSFKNSGQLLATSHNEEAIRKFSSENTFLLDRKSHLEPTLIRSLSEVSISGDLIDSLILGDTEL; from the coding sequence ATGCTCCAAAGGCTGTATGTACACAATTTCAGGTGTCTAGAGAATTTTGAATTCTCCCTTAAGGAAATGTCATCCGCACTTTTAATTGGAAGAAATGGTGTGGGTAAATCAACCATTGCTACTTCCCTAGAGCTATTTCAGAGCATTGGTCGAGGTGTAAATAGAGTGGGGCAACTAGTTCAACCCAAGGATTTTCCCCCCAACAGATCTAGTGTGCCAATTCGATTTGAGGTAGAGGTACTACTTGAGAACAAGTTTTACAAGTATGTGCTTGCATTGGAATTACCAGAAGGCTTCAGAGAACTTCGAGTATTTGAAGAACAATTGTTAGTTTCAGGAGAGCCAGTTTTCTCTAGAAGAGAAGCCCAAGTCACTCTTACTTCACGAAATCGAGAGGCTCAATTCTTAGTAGATTGGCATCTTATTGCTCTTCCAGTGATCCAAGAACAATCAGAAACTGATCCACTCCGTATTTTCAGAACTTGGCTTGCACGGATGATTATTCTAGCTCCAATTCCGAGCTTGATAACTGGAGACTCCAACGGTGAAACTTTGGAGCCAAAGAAAGATGGCTCAAATTTTGGAGAGTGGTTCTCAGGGTTGCTGAGTCGCTATCCTGCTGCTTATAAAGAGATAGACAAATATCTCCAAGCAGTAATGCCTGATATTAGCGATATTCAAAATGAATTGATTGGCAAAGACTTCAAGAGTATGATTGTCAGGTTTGAAAAAAATAGTACAAACTTGACTATTGAATTCAAAGATTTATCTGATGGGGAGAAATGCTTTTTCCTCTGTGCAGTTGTCCTAGCTGCCAACAAATACTACGGTCCACTTTTTTGCTTTTGGGACGAGCCTGATAACTATCTTTCTTTATCAGAGGTTGGACATTTTGTTGTTTCACTACGACGCTCTTTCAAAAATAGTGGGCAACTTTTAGCAACCTCGCATAATGAGGAGGCTATCCGAAAATTTTCGAGCGAAAACACTTTTTTGCTTGATCGAAAAAGTCATTTAGAACCAACTTTGATCCGATCACTGAGCGAAGTATCTATTAGTGGCGATCTTATAGATAGCTTAATCCTTGGTGATACAGAATTATGA
- a CDS encoding DUF433 domain-containing protein produces the protein MLKNSPIISVSHDIMGGTPVFTGTRVPAQTLLDYLKAGESIDDFLDGFPTVTREQVIALLEEAGKQVISMAA, from the coding sequence ATGCTTAAGAACTCCCCAATCATTAGCGTATCCCATGATATTATGGGCGGCACTCCAGTGTTTACTGGTACTAGAGTTCCTGCTCAAACGCTGCTGGACTATCTCAAGGCGGGGGAATCCATAGACGATTTCTTGGATGGATTTCCAACTGTAACCAGAGAGCAGGTCATCGCCTTACTGGAAGAGGCTGGGAAACAGGTTATTAGTATGGCGGCATAG
- a CDS encoding DUF5615 family PIN-like protein, which produces MKLLLDECIDRKFAREFVGYEVKTVPQMGWAGIKNGQLLTLAEAEFDVFITVDRNLSFQQNLPQFDIAVIVLQAPSNRLADLKPLFPKVLAILATVAKGQATVVGA; this is translated from the coding sequence ATGAAGCTCCTGTTGGACGAGTGTATTGATCGCAAGTTTGCCAGAGAGTTTGTTGGCTATGAGGTAAAAACGGTTCCACAGATGGGATGGGCAGGAATTAAAAACGGTCAGCTTCTTACCCTTGCAGAGGCAGAGTTTGATGTTTTCATTACAGTCGATCGCAACTTGTCTTTTCAACAGAATCTACCACAGTTTGATATTGCGGTAATTGTTTTGCAAGCACCATCCAATCGTTTGGCAGACCTGAAGCCTCTATTCCCAAAGGTCTTGGCTATTTTAGCTACCGTAGCCAAAGGACAGGCTACGGTAGTAGGTGCTTAA
- a CDS encoding IS5 family transposase, with amino-acid sequence MAYSSSLTDAEWEILEPLLPQILPKKKRTRPCDWTKREIIDGILYQLKNGCNWEDLPKDLPPYSTVYWHYKQWREAGVIEKLMGVLHGQVREQVKKKPKWTRLIIIDSQAVKNTCNASVDSKGFCFYKATNGIKRHLAVDTLGFPFFTHCTKADVSDDLGLLEMLTLNIDYFKSKPVNIPKITILLDHGYHIDALIEALEQVYPQIMTKIRFERSTKPSKQEKAAQGKSGFVPAVARWVIERSNAWMERCKSLVKNFERTLSHAETKINLCFVRLMLKRLAATS; translated from the coding sequence ATGGCATATTCGAGCAGTCTCACTGATGCAGAATGGGAAATTCTTGAACCGCTGTTGCCTCAGATATTACCCAAGAAGAAACGGACCCGACCCTGCGATTGGACGAAGCGGGAGATCATTGATGGCATCCTTTATCAACTCAAGAACGGTTGCAATTGGGAAGACTTACCCAAAGACTTACCTCCCTACTCGACGGTGTATTGGCACTACAAGCAGTGGCGGGAAGCTGGGGTGATCGAGAAACTGATGGGAGTATTGCATGGACAGGTGCGGGAACAGGTTAAAAAAAAGCCCAAATGGACGAGGTTAATCATCATTGACTCGCAAGCGGTGAAGAATACTTGCAATGCCAGTGTAGACTCAAAGGGCTTCTGTTTTTACAAAGCGACCAATGGGATTAAAAGGCACCTGGCTGTTGATACGCTTGGGTTTCCCTTTTTCACTCATTGCACAAAAGCTGATGTTTCCGATGATCTGGGATTGCTTGAGATGTTGACGCTCAACATTGACTATTTCAAGTCAAAACCTGTTAACATTCCCAAGATTACCATCTTGCTCGACCACGGCTATCACATTGATGCTTTGATTGAAGCATTGGAGCAGGTTTATCCTCAAATTATGACGAAAATCAGGTTTGAGCGTTCAACCAAACCCTCGAAACAAGAGAAAGCAGCGCAAGGAAAATCTGGATTTGTCCCAGCAGTCGCAAGATGGGTCATCGAACGATCCAATGCTTGGATGGAGCGGTGTAAAAGTTTGGTTAAAAACTTTGAGCGCACCCTATCTCATGCGGAAACTAAGATTAACCTCTGCTTTGTCAGGCTAATGCTGAAGCGGCTTGCAGCTACTTCCTGA
- a CDS encoding HNH endonuclease, protein MAISREIRQQVRERAKYLCEYCHSSEEASAAPFEIDHIQPRSRGGADTFENLALACQRCNSYRYNFTEGTDPESQVSTQLFNPRLHQWNEHFVWEKGGLVIRGKTSIGRATCDRLDLNDQEHNERAIVKARRLWIQGGWHPPSNDAIES, encoded by the coding sequence ATGGCAATTTCAAGAGAAATTCGGCAGCAGGTCAGAGAACGGGCTAAATATCTGTGTGAATACTGCCACTCCTCTGAAGAAGCCAGTGCAGCGCCGTTTGAAATTGATCATATCCAGCCGCGATCGCGTGGAGGGGCAGATACATTTGAAAATTTGGCTTTGGCTTGCCAGCGATGTAATAGCTACCGTTACAACTTCACAGAGGGAACTGACCCAGAATCTCAAGTTTCTACTCAGTTGTTTAACCCACGACTGCATCAGTGGAATGAGCATTTTGTTTGGGAAAAAGGCGGTTTGGTAATTCGAGGCAAGACTTCAATTGGGCGTGCAACGTGCGATCGCTTAGATTTAAATGACCAAGAGCATAATGAGAGGGCGATTGTTAAAGCCCGTCGTCTGTGGATTCAGGGCGGTTGGCATCCACCATCTAATGATGCTATTGAATCCTAA
- a CDS encoding ankyrin repeat domain-containing protein: MSNTALNNHDPELYNEFSIAIAQGDVEKVRECIARGVNIHLSHIDDHTPLGAAAFEGDLEIVKILLDSGADVNARQLSDGLIALMDAVAGGHIEIVRTLVEAGARVNLQSYQGDTAENIAESNGYEEILEYLQPYLGEPE; this comes from the coding sequence ATGAGCAATACTGCACTGAATAACCACGATCCAGAACTTTATAACGAGTTTTCTATTGCAATTGCTCAAGGTGATGTAGAGAAGGTTCGTGAATGCATAGCGAGAGGTGTCAATATCCATCTCAGCCATATTGATGATCACACTCCGCTTGGTGCAGCAGCCTTTGAAGGAGATTTAGAAATTGTAAAAATCTTGTTAGACTCTGGAGCAGACGTAAATGCGCGGCAACTTTCTGATGGGCTGATAGCTTTAATGGATGCAGTTGCAGGAGGACATATAGAAATTGTGCGAACTTTGGTAGAAGCTGGTGCGAGAGTAAATTTGCAAAGCTACCAGGGCGATACTGCTGAAAATATTGCTGAGTCTAATGGTTATGAGGAGATCCTTGAGTATCTTCAGCCCTATCTTGGTGAACCTGAATGA
- a CDS encoding restriction endonuclease, translating into MAFPSDVKGCMRDCILSVMWKKEHIYSFFKNHCTQPDLKVLDNYQEELSRAAMVDRVFNRLSDRDDGGLGSFRAMLKSLTEWSHFDPYYFDKLKKLNRDEAKRNLDHLRQLQEIRDAKLQAERERQERLKREQQEPKNTIQELKKHFLELHSGKTSIQQRGYELEKILLELGRLSQLEVTEPFRVVGEQIDGAVKYDGEHYLIEAKWQDQSSSNEPVYQFVGKVEGKMYGRGIFVSIHGFSDNVVRSIVQGKAIKTIFVDGEDLVCVLEERLTFRQLIDAKVKAAQTRGEIYIHPLSGDPKVL; encoded by the coding sequence ATGGCTTTCCCGTCTGATGTAAAAGGTTGTATGCGTGACTGTATTCTCTCAGTAATGTGGAAGAAGGAGCACATCTACTCCTTCTTCAAAAATCATTGTACGCAGCCCGATCTTAAGGTACTGGACAACTATCAAGAAGAACTCAGTCGTGCTGCGATGGTTGATCGCGTTTTTAATCGTCTCTCAGATAGGGATGATGGAGGGTTAGGCTCGTTTAGAGCCATGCTTAAATCGCTAACAGAATGGTCGCATTTTGATCCCTATTACTTTGATAAACTCAAAAAGTTAAATCGTGACGAAGCCAAAAGGAATCTTGATCATCTTCGCCAGCTACAGGAAATTCGAGATGCTAAACTCCAGGCAGAAAGAGAGCGGCAAGAAAGGTTAAAACGTGAACAGCAAGAACCCAAAAATACTATTCAGGAGCTTAAGAAGCATTTCTTAGAACTTCATAGTGGCAAAACGTCTATACAACAACGGGGATATGAATTAGAGAAAATCCTGCTTGAATTAGGACGTTTATCCCAGTTAGAGGTAACAGAGCCTTTTCGTGTTGTGGGAGAACAGATTGATGGTGCTGTCAAGTATGACGGTGAACACTATCTCATAGAAGCGAAGTGGCAGGATCAATCATCTAGCAATGAGCCTGTTTATCAATTTGTTGGTAAGGTTGAAGGCAAAATGTATGGGCGAGGAATTTTTGTTTCAATTCATGGCTTCAGCGACAATGTTGTAAGAAGTATTGTGCAAGGCAAGGCAATCAAAACAATTTTTGTTGATGGCGAGGATTTAGTTTGTGTTTTGGAAGAGCGGCTCACCTTTCGTCAACTAATAGATGCGAAGGTCAAAGCTGCTCAAACTAGAGGGGAGATATATATTCATCCCTTATCAGGAGATCCTAAAGTGCTTTGA
- a CDS encoding filamentous hemagglutinin N-terminal domain-containing protein, translating to MQWTSHQFLRVAGLGLLLGASLGGGILQPVWAQRIVPATDGTGTIIIRNGERFDIGGGQRSQDGANLFHSFQQFGLDANQVANFLANPAIRNILGRVTGGNASVINGLIQVTGGTSTLYLINPAGVIFGSAARLNVPASFTVTTATNIGFGNQWFNALGNNDYAALGGNPTAFAFATTQPGAIVNAGNLAVTTGQSLTLVGGTVVSTGNLAAPDGQITVATVPGTSLVRFSQVGNPLSLEIFPLSPNSPISPNAPSLAQLLTGGEATNATGLVVRNGQVELVGSGIRVEPGDGVIRRAIAQSATLSAQRNLTLVESQLQTTGDLHLLAGNTVWVRDSATTPFLARAGGTLTVQGNQGIDIWALNHPQPAFQSGGNLNLISNGMISGDAHYVSGGNVSIRNLAGSGMPLISLYDPIFTVSGDYESGAYNGVALKVQADGNITFSWGDSNYEP from the coding sequence ATGCAGTGGACTTCTCATCAATTCCTTCGGGTCGCAGGTTTGGGTTTACTCCTTGGAGCATCGCTGGGGGGGGGAATCCTGCAACCCGTTTGGGCGCAGAGGATCGTGCCTGCAACCGATGGCACGGGCACAATAATCATCCGCAATGGCGAACGGTTTGATATCGGGGGTGGGCAGCGATCGCAGGATGGTGCCAATCTGTTTCACAGCTTTCAGCAATTTGGGTTAGATGCCAACCAGGTCGCCAATTTCCTTGCCAATCCGGCGATTCGCAACATTTTAGGGCGGGTCACGGGGGGAAATGCATCTGTCATCAATGGCTTGATTCAGGTTACAGGCGGCACTTCTACTCTGTATTTAATCAATCCTGCGGGGGTCATTTTTGGTTCTGCTGCCCGGTTGAACGTGCCCGCCTCTTTCACCGTCACCACTGCGACAAATATTGGGTTTGGCAATCAATGGTTCAATGCCCTGGGTAACAATGACTACGCAGCCTTAGGCGGTAATCCCACAGCTTTTGCATTTGCCACCACCCAGCCTGGTGCGATCGTCAATGCCGGAAATTTAGCCGTCACAACGGGACAATCCCTCACCCTGGTGGGCGGCACCGTGGTCAGTACGGGCAATCTGGCAGCACCAGACGGGCAAATTACCGTTGCCACCGTTCCCGGCACCAGTCTGGTGCGCTTCAGCCAGGTTGGTAATCCCCTTTCCCTGGAAATCTTTCCCCTCTCCCCCAACTCCCCCATTTCCCCCAACGCCCCTTCCCTGGCACAACTCCTGACCGGGGGAGAGGCAACCAATGCTACGGGGTTAGTTGTCCGTAACGGACAGGTGGAGCTGGTCGGTTCGGGAATCCGGGTAGAACCGGGAGATGGGGTCATCCGTCGTGCGATCGCCCAGAGCGCGACCCTATCTGCCCAGCGCAATTTAACCCTGGTCGAGAGCCAGTTGCAGACCACAGGAGATCTGCACCTATTGGCAGGAAACACGGTGTGGGTACGCGATAGTGCCACCACTCCGTTTCTTGCCAGAGCAGGCGGAACGCTGACCGTGCAGGGCAACCAGGGGATTGATATTTGGGCACTCAATCACCCCCAACCAGCCTTTCAGAGTGGCGGTAATCTGAATCTGATCAGTAATGGCATGATTTCCGGTGATGCCCATTATGTCAGTGGTGGTAATGTCTCGATTCGCAATCTGGCGGGGAGTGGGATGCCGCTGATCAGCCTTTACGACCCGATCTTCACGGTTAGCGGAGATTATGAATCGGGTGCCTACAACGGAGTTGCGCTGAAAGTACAGGCAGACGGGAATATCACATTCAGCTGGGGGGATTCAAATTACGAACCCTGA
- a CDS encoding CHAT domain-containing protein yields MRSGGNITTGEIDTTPTGGVEGGPVILSAAGNITTGEINSSSVGQSGNVINLSAGGNIQTGELNTVSDGGFPGNSGAVSLNAPNGSITVAVINTFKGGIPQDQPGGSRQPGDGGAVSLNALGDIVINNDLDSGNGGIGRAGGINFASQQGEIRIGGRLFARADQGTGGTIVLRSAGNLSLNSVSTAGALGGGEINLNSAGAINIAGDISSGPNLPAASTIQNPTGSAGNVALSADGNITVGGLVNASVPPNYLAGNGGNITLTSRTGTITTRDRLDAGTTRGNGGSIVLRAQQDINTAGLVSAVVNNGAGDAGDIFLTSLEGAINVGVSFQGNAGGLFPLSARSENGNAGNIGLEAATGIAIAPTNSDAVVDLAAIGTAGDGGNLTLHTNRGNIIVGATISTAASNGNGGFVTLDPPDLIQVSTINTQGGQNGVGGNVDITAGLFRATGTFTDQNGIAASISAAGGAAGGSVIIRHNGGLSATPFVVGNASINGTAAAITTGTDNSILPQQTFPGIYRQGNPPNDIQILTQEPNNPLFYPPISNLEAEAFIPAGSLDERVFEIERKFTGQFDRAVGQASTPIKNLEQIQRELAAIERETGIKTAIIYGVFVTQTSPQLSESDGSNKANPFVKITQQTRTWLELVLVTARNKPIFAPIRVTQPEVLQVAAAFTTAIKRGARDDQDNTYLPLGQSLYRWLVTPLKPELEQRGIQNLVFILDEGLRSLPLTALHNGQSYIIEQYSVGLVPSHSLTDSRYSNISRTEVLAMGASQFPAVGGLNREPSLPYASIEINTITRQLWQGEAFLNRDFTVAQLETQRRQKQYGIVHLSTHATFDTENPKDSYIRFYSERLSFEQFKTFDWNQPPIELLVLSACETALGGPEAELGFAGLTVQTGVKSALASLWPVNDEATLVLMTKFYRRLSSSPIKAEGLRQAQLEMLRQQNPQQLRSLLEDLGQQTIPLSDLIAEIQGKRFPHPYYWAGFTIVGNPW; encoded by the coding sequence TTGCGATCGGGAGGCAACATCACGACGGGCGAAATTGACACAACCCCCACAGGCGGAGTGGAGGGCGGACCAGTGATTTTGTCTGCCGCAGGCAATATCACAACGGGTGAAATCAATTCTTCATCGGTGGGTCAGAGTGGGAATGTGATTAATTTATCGGCAGGGGGCAACATCCAGACGGGCGAGCTGAATACCGTTTCCGATGGGGGTTTTCCGGGTAACAGCGGGGCAGTGAGCCTGAATGCGCCCAACGGTAGCATTACGGTTGCTGTCATCAATACATTTAAGGGAGGAATTCCGCAGGATCAACCGGGAGGCAGCCGTCAACCGGGGGATGGGGGAGCAGTTAGCCTCAATGCTTTGGGCGATATCGTAATTAATAACGATCTGGATAGTGGGAATGGGGGCATTGGCCGTGCAGGTGGCATCAATTTTGCCAGTCAGCAGGGGGAAATTCGGATTGGAGGCCGATTGTTTGCCCGTGCCGATCAGGGAACTGGAGGCACGATCGTGCTCCGTTCTGCGGGCAATCTCAGCCTGAATTCCGTCAGCACAGCGGGCGCTTTGGGTGGTGGAGAGATCAATCTAAACAGCGCAGGTGCAATCAATATTGCGGGTGATATTTCCTCAGGTCCAAACCTTCCCGCAGCCTCAACGATTCAGAATCCAACCGGAAGTGCAGGTAATGTGGCACTGTCCGCCGATGGCAATATCACGGTTGGGGGGCTGGTGAATGCTTCCGTTCCACCCAATTATCTGGCGGGTAATGGGGGAAATATCACCCTTACCAGCCGCACGGGCACCATTACAACCCGCGATCGCCTGGATGCCGGAACTACCCGGGGAAATGGCGGCAGCATTGTACTGCGGGCACAGCAGGACATTAACACCGCTGGTCTGGTTTCCGCTGTGGTCAATAACGGAGCAGGCGACGCCGGGGATATTTTTCTGACCAGCCTGGAAGGAGCGATTAACGTTGGGGTTTCTTTCCAGGGAAATGCGGGAGGGCTGTTTCCGTTGTCGGCTCGTTCTGAAAACGGCAATGCAGGCAACATTGGCCTGGAAGCAGCGACGGGAATTGCGATCGCCCCCACCAACTCGGATGCTGTGGTGGACCTGGCTGCGATCGGGACAGCGGGAGATGGCGGCAACCTGACCCTCCACACCAACCGTGGCAATATCATCGTTGGGGCAACAATTTCTACTGCTGCCAGCAACGGCAACGGGGGATTCGTGACGCTCGATCCGCCCGACCTGATTCAGGTCAGCACCATCAATACCCAGGGTGGGCAGAATGGGGTCGGTGGGAATGTAGACATCACAGCGGGATTGTTTCGGGCAACGGGCACATTCACCGACCAAAATGGCATTGCTGCCAGCATTTCTGCGGCGGGGGGCGCGGCAGGTGGCTCCGTCATCATTCGCCATAACGGTGGCTTGAGTGCCACCCCCTTTGTGGTCGGCAATGCCTCCATCAACGGCACCGCCGCCGCCATTACAACCGGAACAGACAACTCCATTTTGCCGCAACAGACCTTTCCAGGAATTTATCGGCAGGGAAATCCGCCCAATGACATTCAGATTTTGACTCAGGAACCCAACAATCCCCTCTTCTATCCGCCGATTTCTAATCTGGAAGCCGAAGCTTTTATTCCCGCAGGCAGTTTGGATGAGCGAGTCTTCGAGATTGAACGGAAATTTACGGGACAGTTCGATCGCGCCGTTGGGCAGGCAAGTACACCGATTAAAAACCTGGAACAGATTCAACGAGAACTGGCTGCCATTGAACGAGAAACGGGAATTAAAACTGCAATTATTTATGGCGTTTTTGTCACCCAGACAAGCCCCCAACTGTCCGAATCCGATGGATCGAACAAAGCAAATCCCTTTGTCAAAATTACGCAGCAGACGCGAACCTGGTTAGAACTGGTGTTGGTCACCGCCCGGAACAAACCGATTTTTGCCCCCATCCGGGTGACGCAACCGGAAGTACTCCAGGTCGCCGCAGCTTTTACAACTGCCATCAAACGTGGAGCCAGAGACGACCAGGACAATACCTATCTACCCCTGGGGCAAAGCCTTTATCGCTGGCTGGTGACTCCTCTGAAACCAGAACTGGAGCAACGGGGAATTCAAAACCTGGTGTTCATCCTGGATGAAGGATTGCGATCGCTGCCCCTGACCGCCCTTCACAATGGGCAATCCTACATTATTGAACAATACAGTGTGGGATTGGTACCCAGTCACAGCTTGACCGACAGCCGCTATTCCAATATCAGCCGGACGGAAGTGTTAGCGATGGGCGCTTCCCAATTTCCCGCTGTGGGCGGACTGAATCGAGAACCCAGCTTGCCCTATGCCTCAATTGAAATTAATACGATCACCCGCCAACTGTGGCAGGGAGAAGCCTTCCTGAATCGGGATTTTACGGTGGCGCAACTTGAAACCCAACGGCGACAAAAACAGTATGGCATCGTGCATCTATCTACCCATGCCACCTTTGATACGGAGAACCCAAAGGATTCCTACATTCGCTTTTACAGCGAACGTTTGAGTTTTGAGCAATTTAAGACATTTGATTGGAACCAACCGCCAATTGAATTATTGGTTTTAAGTGCCTGCGAAACGGCATTGGGAGGCCCAGAAGCCGAATTAGGGTTTGCGGGTCTGACGGTGCAAACGGGGGTTAAGTCGGCTCTGGCAAGCCTCTGGCCAGTGAATGACGAAGCCACTCTGGTACTGATGACAAAGTTCTATCGACGGTTGAGCAGTAGCCCAATTAAAGCCGAGGGCTTAAGACAGGCCCAACTCGAAATGCTGCGCCAGCAAAACCCCCAGCAGTTGCGATCGCTGCTGGAGGATCTGGGACAACAGACCATTCCCCTATCGGATTTAATTGCAGAAATTCAGGGGAAAAGATTTCCCCACCCCTATTACTGGGCAGGTTTCACGATCGTTGGGAATCCCTGGTAA